A segment of the Lycium ferocissimum isolate CSIRO_LF1 chromosome 10, AGI_CSIRO_Lferr_CH_V1, whole genome shotgun sequence genome:
GAATAAAATAAATGCACCCACTCCCACTTTGTTAAATCTATTCCAGCCTGTACACCTACAGGCACAGCAGTAATGCCCTGTTTGAAAAACAAAACTCCAACTAATGTCAAAATTGTTCATTTTCTCCttttgctgcattctttgatcTGCCCATTAGAGAGACACTCACACATACAAGATGAGTGTAATCGACATTCTAACTCGTGTGGATTCAATTTGCAAGAAATACGACAGGTACGATATTGATAAGCACAACAAAGATTCCAATCTTCTTTCCGGTGAAGATGCTTTTGCTCGCCTTTACGCCACCGTCGATGCCGACATTGAAACTGCTCTTCAGAAAGCAGATACTGCTTCTAACGAGAAAAATCGAGCGTCTGCTGTTGCGATCAATGCCGAGATTCGAAGAACAAAGGCTAGATTAATTCAGGAAGTTcctaaattgcaaaaattggcTCTAAAAAAGGTGTGTGTTTTCACTTGATTTACTATGATATGATCTCCTTAGTTGGCACATTGTCCAGTTTATTATCCTTCAGAGCTTGAAAGGAAGCCTTGGCGTAACGAGTAAAGTTGCTGCTATATGATCTGTAGTAGTGGATCTAGAATTTTCATTCAGGAGgttaaaaaaacaataaaagctaaatataaaaaataattatcgACGGGAATCGAACCTAGGACACTAGAGACAATATTGAACACCCTGGACCgcttgagctaaccttttgcatttgttcaggatattcaaaagttaatatatgtacataaacacagaaaatctaccctatatatGCACTGTAAtattttgccgagggtgttcgggcACCCTCTAAATCCGACCCCAGTGATTTGCGGAAACAACCTCTTGCAGCAACGTAGGGTAAGGCGTAGACCCTtatggtccggcccttccctaGGGCCCCCGCATAACGAGCTTAGTGCACAGGACTACCCTTTATTATCATTCATATTTTGGTCAACTGTGCCTTTTGGTAATCACATTTTAACTTAAATTACTGATATCCGTTTATTTAATGTATCAGATTGGAAAGTTTTCGTTAAGTATATGTTGTTTGGGTTAAGATTTTGCTTTTCACATGTTTAGTACTCCCTTTGCCTCAATTCATGTGATAcgctttcctttttagtctgtctcaaaaagaatgatacatttctatatttagaaataatttaacttaaacttcccgttttacccttaatgaaatgatttacggccacacaaatatctatggttTTTataaaccacaagtttcaaaagtctttttttctttcttaaactttgtgtcaagtcaaacggtgccacataaattgggacggagggagtactaaacaTAATTGAGGTGTGTGTTTTCAGTTGATTTACTTTTCAAATCTATGAGCTCCGTAGTTGCCACATTGTCCAGTTTATTATCCTTCATAATTTGGCCAATCATGCCCTTTTAGAATCAGGTTTTAACTTGCATCACTGATATGCGTTCTTTAATGTATCAAATTAGAGATTGCCGTTTAGAATATGTTGTTTCGGCTAGATTTTGCTTTTCCACATGTTACATAGTTGAGGTTTGTCTAGTTTGCATTTTACTTTACTGTTCCATTGTCTGCTTTGGATTTATTAGGCTCAATTGTTAATACGTTGGATATATTAGTAGCTCaagaggtctcaggttcaattcCTAGGAGAGACAAAAACACTAGTGTTTATGTCAATTGTTCTACATGAAAGTTGTGGGTAAATCTCTTAGCTTTCAAGAGCTTTTTGAATCACGTCAGTCTGAGTAGATAAAACTTTATGCTCAAAAACGGGATTAGATCCCTAGTTTTCAAGGTCTCAAATTCTCTAACAAAAGAAACTTAACTACTTCACAAAATATGCCATAACTTTGAGGGAGTTTCTCCCCAAATCCAAAACCTGgggtttcaaaataagtttaaCCATCTTGATTCTTTAACAGAACGCCCAACATATATTTCAAAAGATAGAGATCAATTATTTTATGCAACAAAATTTGGTCTTAATGGTAGTGGGAGAATGATACTTGTGTGGGTATAGAGCTCTCCAATGGAGGGTTAGAAGAAGGAAGTAGGAAATGTCTTTTGAGAAATATAGGGGGTTTGCTAAATAGCAAAGGCCATATCTTTTGGACTAGATGGGTCAAGTTGGAATAGTAGTCGATCACCAGAGAAACAGTCGCTGAAATTTGGAGAAACTTCGCCGAAGATTGAAAAAGGTTGTCAAAATGTGGTGAAATTTGGATGGACAGGCTCGGTTTAAGGTGGCGAGAGCTGTCCCAGAAGAGGGAAGGTACTCCACACATCGGTGCGTGAGGCAGATGACGTCAAAGATCTGGAGGCGCGTTTGAGAGCGTGAGGAACCCTACAACAGCGAAACTTCTGGGAGAGGGTCGCAGGGTGGTTTCGAGTCCACTGTTATAGGCGTAGTGCCCCTGGACAGTGAGGAAACTTCTGAAACAGTGTTAAACTCGTCGGAAAATGCTTGGTGGTGGGTTTATTTTCTAATGTCGCTGGTAATTGCGCGGTGATTATAATGGCTCTGATATATgtgagaaagaagagagttttAGAGAAACTCTGCTTGATTATTCCCTCAAGCCATCGGAGTTTAAATATCTAAGTGTACATATTCTTAGAAAGGAaagataatcaaaatacatAATTACAGAGTAAATCAAGCTATACTATATTTCCAAGATCCTAGAATATTCTTGAATATCTACAAGATTCTAACAGTAACAAGCGTTTGGATCGTAAGAGGATCAGTGTAGCTAATGTTACAAAGGGCGTGGTAGTTTGTAGTAGCTCAATTTTTCATGAACCTGTGTCATTGAAATCAGTATGAGCAGGTGATTGAGCTCACTAGGGAATGATAGTATTCCTCAAGCTGTGGTTCACTCTGTAGTGACGGCAGCAAGCTTTCTCTGTTTAGTGGAACAAATAGCTATAGAATTAAAATGTTACTTGGCAGCTTTGTCTGTGCAGCTATTTCTTGTCACTGCCTCTCTTACACTCCTTTCTCCGCTATTATATAATTAGGATTTCTTTAGCACTGTGCTGTTGTCCGATCAGTGTTTGCCCATGCTTCACAAGAAACAACCTAATTCCGCTGAGTTTGTTTTGTCAAACCTCTTGCAGGTTAAAGGGCTTTCAAGTGAAGAATTTGCTGCACGTAATGATTTGGTACTTGCACTGCCCGATAGGATAAATGCAATTCCAGATGGTGCAGCAGCTGCACCCAAACAATCGGGGGGTTGGGGAGGTTCAGATTCTCGTGCAGAAATTAAATTTGATTCAGGTGATTATAAGTTGCATCCCTTCCAAAAGCGTTTCCACTGCAGGCGAATCAACTATCCACTTCAATGTTATACAACTCCTTTTATCGTGATGATATGTTGTTTATcatttctttctatatttggaatgGATACAGATGGACGATTCGACGATGAGTACTTTCAACAAACTGAAGAATCAAGTCAATTCCGACAAGAATATGAAATGCGCAAAATAAGACAGGCATGTATTTCTTTTGGAATATTTAATCATGGGCGTTCATGATTCATCGGatgttttttgtattttgttacGTGTTATTGCTAGTTTGCTGGTTACTAAAtattaatgttcaacttctcACAGGACCAAGGTTTGGAGGTCATATCAGAAGGTCTGGATACTTTGAAAAACATGGCCAGCGATATGAATGAGGTCTGCCTTCTTTTTGTGGTATGTTTTGCCCCTATATTAAGGATATTAATGATGATCCAATTTATGCAGGAGTTGGATAAGCAAGTCCCGCTGATGGATGAGATTGACACTAAGGTCAGAAAATCTTACTGTAATTCCTTAGTCAATTAAATAGAAAGAGTTCAGAACTTGTGCTCATTTGCTTTAATTTGTGGACAGATCGACCAGGCTACGTCTGACCTTAAGAATACGAATGTTAGGCTTAAGGACACGGTTAACCAGGTAAATTGAGATGCCACTATATTATGGCATTCTCTGTAAGTTTAGGCACTCGGCAGGATAGTACTTCTATCATTTGATGTACCagatttaatgaattttttccttttccagcTGAGATCTAGTCGAAACTTCTGCATTGACATCATTTTGCTGTGCATAATTCTTGGAATTGCAGCCTATTTGTATAAGTAAGTTCTCATTCTAACAATCTTTTAAAACCCAATGTTTTATCCCATCCTGGTTAATTTTAAGGATATTCAATTGTTATATCCACGAATAGCATTAAGCACAATTGTGAGGCATTGGTTAAGGAACTAAGACATCATCATTTTGAGGGTTGCATgtgacaaattttatttggtatgaaCTCTAAAAATAAAACTGATTGCTTACTGATGAGTTATATACAATTGCAGTGTATTGAAGAAGTAAATTCTTATCGGCATGCATTCCGACTTTCCTATTAGAAGGTACTTGGTTGGCTCTGGTTGTATATTTCGTTTGTGTGCTTGTGTATACACCAACTGCTTTGTTCTTTTGGAGTTCTGTTGATGAGGCATCAGGCATGTGTCTGGATACTATCTGTTGCTTTGTTGAGAATGACCTTATCTTTCTATCTACTAAACTTTGTATAGCCATCCTACCCCCAAAAGGACAAGTTTTATATTTCACAAACAAAGATGGTGATTGTCCCTCTCTACCATAATGTACTTTTCAGATTTAAGTTGTGGTCTTCACCTTTTATCATTGCATTAATAGGTATGTCTTTCTTGTAGCAATCTCTAATTCATCTTGTAACATAGGAACTGGTTAAGCGTTGTGTCAGCTCTTTATAAAGAGAAAAGTGACAAActcataaaagaagaaaaaatttaagGCTCATTTTAATAACAAATTGGTACAGAAGTAGTATAATGTCTAATATATAGTGAGGGAAAGTATGATGTCTGTAAAATGTGTGCTTATGAGTCACTGAGCACATTGCATTTAAACTCATTCGATCTGTTGGCTTCTCTTCAATTAAACCAGTAACCACTATGCAGGACTCAGCTATACATTGAATACGTGGTTTTATATACTCccgttgttgttgttaagaTATGTTATTAAGTGTCATGCTTTAGTAGAAGAGAGTTTGGTTTTAGATCCTAAGGTGCGAAGCTTTATGAGATTCGTGATGGAATTGCATAAAACAGATGTATGTGAATTACAAGCCAATAAATTCATGTTTCTCTCATTACATAAGGCATGGAATTATCTTAAAATTTGTGAACTTAGTATTCTGGGTTTGTTGCATGGTTGGAGCTGAGTCGTCTCTCTGCAAGGTCATAAATCCTAACATGAGAAGTTTTGCAACTGTATAAAGGAATACAAGAAGCTTTCAGGCATAATTTTTTGGCAGTAGCAATAACTAAACGATGTGAATGGAACATTACTGCAAATCTGCTGGAATTTATCTAGCAGCATTTTAAATGTTTTCAGTATTTTCACAATGCACTACATCCATATGCTACTGGAACTTCTTCCTGGCTATCAGAAACCAGAATTATGTAGAAAGCTATGACTAAGGGTGCCAATAACGCTATAGAGACCACAATTGCCGAGGAAATCATAAGCAGTATACTCATGCTCTCAACTTGTCTTTATTGAAAAAGGAATCCTTCAACTTCAAAGCACATAATTTTATCAAATATAGCCTTTAGGCTTCAAATATACATGCCTAAGAAGTGTCGCTTCAATCCGTGCAATTATGTAAGCTCTAAACAATGCTCTTTCCTGCAGAAATCGCTCAGCTATGAATATAAATTAAGGGTGTGTTCAGTTTGGAGGAAAACAGTTCCAATTTTTTCACGTTCGGTTGGTCAATATATTTGGACAACATTTTATCTTGGAACACAAAATCTGTCTATATCTATTCTATATCTGCATCTATCtatctacatatattaaaagAGCGAATATTTTTCGCTAAATGTTGAATAACGAAAATATCATCTAAATGTTGATCGACTTTTATGTCCTTAAAAGTTTAAGTTAAGTCAGGATAAAATTTTAATCATCtttaatatattaatttttaaattaacttatactatttagtattttgaatcCAATTATAAATTTGTCAATCCTAATCGAGTCATCTAAAAACTAGCAAATCAAATCCTACTTGGATTGAAAAGCCACGTTAATTATTCTCTTTAAAGAATCTTTATTATTGGTTAAAAACTGTATAATGAATAATTACACGTTTTTATTTACATGTCTCAAAATTTAACATGTAATAATCTATCATCCACCTCATAAATAATAGTATGACTTTATTGGATACAAACAATTGCTAACCATGcaataactttaaaatttaaatctaaatttgaattaaataattttgattCCTTTGGCCCACGTAGAAGTTTAGTTAAATACCACTCCGACAAATCATCAAGAAGTCGGCAGCTAAAGTCCTAATGTCTAGTTAATTCTAATTAAGTGATGAactctatttcctttataaataaaaaggctTTGCTTACAAAGTCTCAAATTTATTACAACCATTCAAGCAATTTGGACCTGACATATGTGTGAGTAGCTTCTCTATTACAATCTAATTATAAGGTGAGTAGTGATTATTTTTTGCTAAAAGAAACTATGAAATAATAAATGTAGATTGTTTTTTTTGTCAATTCTAAAAAGCACACAAGGAGAATGAGTATGACAATTGTAAATTTCAGTTTGACTATGATAACTGACACTATGAAAACTCTATTGGCAAAACAAGATGATGCTATGGACCCAATGGTATGCTTTTCAAATTAACATTGAGCTTGAAAAGTGATGAACATGCACACATGTGTGCACCTCTCCTAAAAGATTGCAATAAGGATCGTTATTTCTAATGACCCAACTTGCTTATATTTACAATTTTCGTAGCTCTCTCGCAATCGATTTCTTCTACTCTTTTATTCAAGACTTTACAGTTCAGCACTCTACGATCGGAGTAATATTTATCCATGCGTATGTAGGTAGGTTATGATAAAGAGCCGGAACATAAAGTTGTAAACATTGTTAATTGAATTTAAATATACAGAGAAAGTTAGGCAAAGAAAAATCATGACACGTGCTCTTTGATGGCAGAGTAGCACTTTCGAAACAAGCAACTTATACCTCCGATTTTTACGGTTCTTAATATGGATTCCAAGATCGTGGTTTCAAGAGAACTAATTAAGGTGTTTATCTATCTTTTATTGCCATATCTCTTCTATTCTATTGTTAAACtttgatttggactttattaTGCCATCACTTTTATTGAACTTATGTTTAAAGATAATTGTTCAGCATGTTAAAGAAAGTAAAACAATTTTCTCAGataatttttgcaaaatattaTAGGCCCGAAATTCGTTGTGAGATCAAAACATCAAGgattaatgttaagggtatgGCCTAATGTAATTTGTACGATCGATGTTGATTCTTTGTTAAAGCTTTagctctttgttttcttttaggATATTGCAGTTCAATATATGTTCATGTATGTGTTTCCTAGACAATTCCATGCTAAGTATCTAAAAACTCTAAATATAAATCTACTTAGGCTTCTCAAAATACTCCTTGCATGCTATAATAGTATAAGATATAATTTAGATTCACAATGTAATAGCTTTTGTTGATGATCATCAGAATTATTACATGGATCTAAAACTCTAACCGTACCAACATCTAAAAGATTCTTTCTACATGGattttcctttttccatttAATTGCTATTTTACAACAATTTGTTCATCGTGTTTACTATTTAATAGTTAGCGCGACATATTTGTGCAACACACGAACATAGAAACTAGTTATATTAAAAGTATAAACCCTTAAACTAAAAGTTAATTTATTAAAatacccttttttattttttaagcaCCCTACTTAATTAAAAAACC
Coding sequences within it:
- the LOC132035434 gene encoding syntaxin-71-like isoform X2, which translates into the protein MSVIDILTRVDSICKKYDRYDIDKHNKDSNLLSGEDAFARLYATVDADIETALQKADTASNEKNRASAVAINAEIRRTKARLIQEVPKLQKLALKKVKGLSSEEFAARNDLVLALPDRINAIPDGAAAAPKQSGGWGGSDSRAEIKFDSDGRFDDEYFQQTEESSQFRQEYEMRKIRQDQGLEVISEGLDTLKNMASDMNEELDKQVPLMDEIDTKIDQATSDLKNTNVRLKDTVNQLRSSRNFCIDIILLCIILGIAAYLYNVLKK
- the LOC132035434 gene encoding syntaxin-71-like isoform X1, whose protein sequence is MSVIDILTRVDSICKKYDRYDIDKHNKDSNLLSGEDAFARLYATVDADIETALQKADTASNEKNRASAVAINAEIRRTKARLIQEVPKLQKLALKKVKGLSSEEFAARNDLVLALPDRINAIPDGAAAAPKQSGGWGGSDSRAEIKFDSDGRFDDEYFQQTEESSQFRQEYEMRKIRQDQGLEVISEGLDTLKNMASDMNEVCLLFVELDKQVPLMDEIDTKIDQATSDLKNTNVRLKDTVNQLRSSRNFCIDIILLCIILGIAAYLYNVLKK
- the LOC132035434 gene encoding syntaxin-71-like isoform X3; the encoded protein is MSVIDILTRVDSICKKYDRYDIDKHNKDSNLLSGEDAFARLYATVDADIETALQKADTASNEKNRASAVAINAEIRRTKARLIQEVPKLQKLALKKVKGLSSEEFAARNDLVLALPDRINAIPDGAAAAPKQSGGWGGSDSRAEIKFDSDGRFDDEYFQQTEESSQFRQEYEMRKIRQDQGLEVISEGLDTLKNMASDMNEVCLLFVELDKQVPLMDEIDTKIDQATSDLKNTNVRLKDTVNQCIEEVNSYRHAFRLSY
- the LOC132035434 gene encoding syntaxin-71-like isoform X4 — translated: MSVIDILTRVDSICKKYDRYDIDKHNKDSNLLSGEDAFARLYATVDADIETALQKADTASNEKNRASAVAINAEIRRTKARLIQEVPKLQKLALKKVKGLSSEEFAARNDLVLALPDRINAIPDGAAAAPKQSGGWGGSDSRAEIKFDSDGRFDDEYFQQTEESSQFRQEYEMRKIRQDQGLEVISEGLDTLKNMASDMNEELDKQVPLMDEIDTKIDQATSDLKNTNVRLKDTVNQCIEEVNSYRHAFRLSY